One genomic window of Hyalangium gracile includes the following:
- a CDS encoding NUDIX hydrolase gives MPYTPIIGTLGYVMSPDGARVLLIHRNARPDDAHLGKYNGLGGKMQPDEDVVACMRREIREEAGIECVDLRLRGTISWPGFGPKGEDWLGFVFLIDRFTGTPLERNAEGELSWVPVKDIMSLPLWEGDRHFLPLVFDADPRAFHGVMPYAGGRALSWAFSRI, from the coding sequence ATGCCCTACACCCCCATCATCGGCACCCTCGGCTACGTGATGTCCCCGGACGGGGCGCGGGTGCTGCTCATCCACCGCAACGCGCGTCCGGACGACGCGCACCTGGGCAAGTACAATGGCCTGGGCGGAAAGATGCAGCCGGACGAGGACGTCGTCGCCTGCATGCGCCGGGAGATCCGCGAGGAGGCCGGCATCGAGTGCGTGGACCTGAGGCTGCGCGGCACGATCAGCTGGCCCGGCTTCGGTCCCAAGGGCGAGGACTGGCTGGGCTTCGTCTTCCTCATCGACCGCTTCACCGGCACGCCGCTCGAGCGCAACGCCGAGGGCGAGCTGTCCTGGGTGCCAGTGAAGGACATCATGAGCCTGCCCCTGTGGGAAGGGGATCGGCACTTCCTGCCGCTGGTGTTCGACGCGGATCCGCGCGCCTTCCATGGCGTCATGCCCTACGCGGGCGGCCGCGCGCTGAGCTGGGCCTTCAGCCGGATCTGA
- a CDS encoding hemerythrin domain-containing protein, with amino-acid sequence MKVEAIKKELLAEHNTLRTLLELVTDLAEKVATHDLSQEPALREAAHNLSDALVHHMVTEEKHLADLSRGGSPHWARHLDEFKHHHGHQRELLAHFLERVDNIHASRRLSEVVQAMATAVLLDIEHEEMALFAPQTAGLTSVQGA; translated from the coding sequence ATGAAGGTGGAGGCGATCAAGAAGGAGCTGCTCGCGGAGCACAACACGCTGCGCACCCTGCTGGAGCTCGTCACCGATCTGGCCGAGAAGGTGGCCACGCACGATCTCTCGCAGGAGCCGGCCCTTCGCGAGGCGGCCCATAATCTGTCGGACGCGCTGGTGCACCACATGGTGACCGAGGAGAAGCACCTGGCCGACCTCAGCCGAGGCGGCAGTCCGCACTGGGCGCGCCACCTCGACGAGTTCAAGCACCACCATGGCCACCAGCGCGAGCTGCTCGCCCACTTCCTGGAGCGCGTGGACAACATCCACGCCTCGCGGCGGCTGAGCGAAGTGGTGCAGGCCATGGCCACGGCGGTGCTGCTCGACATCGAGCACGAGGAGATGGCCCTCTTCGCGCCGCAGACCGCGGGACTCACCAGCGTGCAGGGGGCCTGA
- a CDS encoding CBS domain-containing protein, whose protein sequence is MKGHARNMMTAPVVSVGPEASLAEIARCLAAARIGGVPVVGEGGRVEGFVSESDLLDALLADRDPATRASDLMTRSIHSVNEFDRTEEVMSLLRQHRIHHLPVLRGGQLVGMITPSDVVRFMVEEVLSKPPEIG, encoded by the coding sequence ATGAAAGGTCACGCTCGCAACATGATGACCGCGCCGGTGGTCTCGGTCGGTCCGGAGGCCTCGCTGGCCGAGATCGCTCGCTGTCTCGCGGCCGCGCGGATTGGCGGTGTGCCGGTGGTGGGAGAGGGAGGCCGCGTCGAGGGCTTCGTCAGCGAGAGCGATCTGCTGGATGCGCTGCTCGCGGACCGGGATCCCGCGACGCGGGCCTCGGATCTGATGACGCGCTCCATCCACTCGGTGAACGAGTTCGATCGCACCGAGGAGGTGATGAGCCTGCTGCGCCAGCATCGCATCCACCACCTGCCTGTCCTGCGGGGCGGGCAGCTCGTGGGGATGATCACCCCGTCCGACGTGGTGCGCTTCATGGTCGAAGAGGTGCTGTCGAAGCCGCCAGAGATCGGCTGA
- a CDS encoding carboxypeptidase-like regulatory domain-containing protein codes for MVKRIVPALVSFLIVACGDDKECKLDDPESCSDNLVCEKVRGQEQAMCFAPMQVEGKVFDLASGAAVANAEVTALDANGAPVSGVAVSGTDGRYSLRIPTERSDDKGTPVPARLTLRAGARNYQPFPSGLRVALPIDTAAAASSGEEEPWVFASAQTDVGLIGLPTTEQGRPAVSGTVELATGRSALVVVEGNGRAYSAVADTSGKWKVFNVEPGGGYRAQAYVKGSNYTAADFAVQSGAETTGVAIRRAGDSNATLSGSVQLVAGANGAGTSVVMVVESTFNEALIRGEVPPGLRSPEPGIAPTVTGAFSITGVPDGKYVVLAAFENDGNVRDPDPNISGTQISRLTVANGTPSLSPAFKVTGAIQMVGPGAGEASEAVTGTPKFSWKPYSSAKSYELRVFDSQGTKVWENLTVSPDLRNSAGDVELPYGGPALTPGLIYQWRATAKGNAGNPISNTEELRGLFSVQ; via the coding sequence ATGGTGAAGCGAATCGTGCCAGCGCTCGTGTCCTTCCTGATCGTCGCCTGTGGCGACGACAAGGAGTGCAAGCTGGATGATCCGGAGTCGTGCTCGGACAACCTGGTCTGCGAGAAGGTGCGGGGCCAGGAGCAGGCGATGTGCTTCGCGCCGATGCAGGTGGAGGGCAAGGTGTTCGACCTGGCCTCTGGCGCCGCGGTGGCGAACGCGGAGGTGACGGCGCTGGATGCGAACGGCGCGCCGGTCTCGGGCGTCGCGGTGAGCGGCACGGATGGTCGGTACTCGCTGCGCATCCCCACGGAGCGCTCGGATGACAAGGGGACGCCGGTGCCCGCGCGGCTGACGCTGCGGGCCGGGGCGCGCAACTACCAGCCGTTCCCCTCGGGCCTGCGCGTGGCGCTGCCCATCGACACCGCGGCCGCCGCGAGCTCTGGCGAGGAGGAGCCGTGGGTGTTCGCCTCGGCGCAGACGGACGTGGGGCTGATCGGCCTGCCGACGACGGAGCAGGGCCGCCCCGCCGTGTCCGGCACGGTGGAGCTGGCGACGGGCAGGTCCGCGCTCGTGGTCGTCGAGGGCAACGGCCGGGCGTACTCGGCCGTGGCGGACACCTCGGGCAAGTGGAAGGTGTTCAACGTGGAGCCGGGCGGCGGGTACAGGGCCCAGGCGTACGTGAAGGGCTCCAACTACACGGCGGCGGACTTCGCCGTGCAGTCCGGGGCGGAGACCACCGGCGTGGCCATCCGCAGGGCGGGGGACTCGAACGCGACGCTGAGCGGCAGCGTGCAGCTGGTGGCGGGCGCCAACGGGGCGGGCACCAGCGTGGTGATGGTGGTGGAGAGCACCTTCAATGAGGCGCTCATCCGCGGCGAGGTGCCGCCAGGGCTGCGCTCGCCGGAGCCGGGCATCGCGCCGACCGTCACGGGGGCGTTCTCCATCACCGGCGTTCCGGACGGGAAGTACGTGGTGCTGGCGGCCTTCGAGAATGACGGCAACGTGCGTGATCCGGACCCCAACATCTCCGGCACGCAGATCTCCCGGCTCACCGTGGCCAATGGCACCCCCAGCCTGAGCCCTGCCTTCAAGGTGACGGGTGCCATCCAGATGGTGGGGCCGGGGGCGGGGGAGGCCAGCGAGGCGGTGACGGGGACGCCGAAGTTCTCCTGGAAGCCGTACTCCAGCGCCAAGTCCTACGAGCTGCGCGTGTTCGACTCGCAGGGCACGAAGGTGTGGGAGAACCTCACCGTGTCTCCCGACCTGCGTAACAGCGCGGGCGATGTCGAGCTGCCCTATGGAGGGCCGGCGCTGACCCCGGGCCTCATCTATCAGTGGCGCGCCACCGCGAAGGGCAACGCGGGCAACCCCATCTCCAATACCGAGGAGCTGCGCGGTCTGTTCTCCGTGCAGTAG
- a CDS encoding DUF3185 family protein encodes MGAGRLVGVMLAVAGAVVLWMGLKAKDSLAERASEALTGRYSERTTLYLAGGGAAVAGGVLLMLLGGGGRRRR; translated from the coding sequence GTGGGAGCTGGCCGGCTGGTCGGAGTGATGCTCGCGGTGGCGGGGGCGGTGGTGCTGTGGATGGGATTGAAGGCGAAGGACTCGCTGGCGGAGCGGGCGAGCGAGGCGCTCACCGGGCGCTACAGCGAGCGCACCACGCTCTACCTGGCGGGTGGGGGCGCGGCGGTGGCCGGCGGCGTGCTGCTGATGCTGTTGGGCGGCGGCGGGCGGCGGCGGCGGTAG
- a CDS encoding serine hydrolase, with product MMNRSLGVLLLGSLLALGCDGTDGPPASADPCAALSTEMRERIDPFVTERMEKGHIAGLSLVIHQGGQPVCIKSYGLASVEKNQAMTPRTRISIGSTTKAMTALALMQQVEAGAVELTAPVTRYLPWFRTADGLQDQIRVEHLLSHTSGLPNSMVWDGDHDETALERSVRALADVKLRFAPGESEAYSNEGFAVAGLIVQTVANKPFEQYMADALFEPMGMSRTLMGAAPAQDEDVAQGYTWTRSQRRAMAPPWSRAQVPAGASTFTTAEDLSRYFSVLLARGDAPGGRVLSAQGLERMWQPVVVPTSGMGWVLSSEFGRQVVSHGGNTIISSSHFRLFPSEGMAVGVMSNLNTVVTEEVSLGVAALLFGQEPAPASPSRDRAPSTFVPDTSVWKDYVGTYETSLVGAVTVSAGEGRLWMTVQMARPAVRGELEAYGDNEFVERDDLGLLEGMNVSFQRESDGGMLLLLDGYPIGKRVP from the coding sequence ATGATGAATCGTTCCCTGGGTGTCTTGCTTCTCGGTTCCCTGCTGGCTCTTGGATGCGACGGAACGGATGGCCCGCCTGCATCCGCGGATCCGTGCGCCGCCCTGTCCACCGAGATGCGAGAGCGGATTGATCCGTTCGTCACCGAGCGCATGGAGAAAGGACACATCGCTGGGCTCTCGCTCGTCATCCACCAGGGCGGCCAGCCTGTGTGCATCAAGAGCTACGGCCTGGCCAGCGTGGAGAAGAACCAGGCGATGACTCCGAGGACGCGGATATCCATCGGCTCCACGACCAAGGCGATGACGGCCCTGGCGCTCATGCAGCAGGTGGAGGCGGGGGCCGTGGAGCTGACTGCTCCCGTGACGCGCTACCTGCCCTGGTTCCGCACCGCGGACGGACTCCAGGATCAGATCCGCGTCGAGCACCTGCTGTCACACACCTCGGGTCTGCCCAACAGCATGGTCTGGGATGGCGACCATGATGAGACGGCCCTCGAGCGCTCGGTGCGCGCTCTCGCCGATGTGAAGCTCCGCTTCGCGCCAGGCGAGAGCGAGGCGTACTCCAACGAGGGCTTCGCGGTGGCCGGGCTCATCGTCCAGACGGTGGCGAACAAGCCCTTCGAGCAATACATGGCCGACGCCCTCTTCGAGCCGATGGGCATGAGCCGCACCCTCATGGGGGCGGCCCCCGCGCAGGATGAAGACGTGGCCCAGGGCTACACGTGGACGCGGAGCCAGCGGCGCGCGATGGCCCCGCCCTGGTCGAGGGCGCAGGTGCCCGCGGGCGCGTCGACCTTCACCACCGCCGAGGATCTGTCCCGCTACTTCTCGGTCCTGCTCGCCCGGGGCGACGCGCCCGGCGGCCGGGTGCTCTCCGCGCAGGGCCTGGAGCGGATGTGGCAGCCCGTGGTGGTTCCCACCAGCGGGATGGGCTGGGTCCTCTCCTCGGAGTTCGGCCGCCAGGTGGTGTCCCATGGAGGCAACACCATCATCAGCAGCTCCCACTTCCGGCTGTTTCCCTCCGAGGGAATGGCCGTGGGGGTGATGAGCAACCTCAACACGGTGGTCACGGAGGAGGTGTCCCTGGGCGTCGCCGCGCTGCTGTTCGGACAGGAGCCCGCGCCGGCCTCTCCGTCGAGGGACCGGGCGCCCAGCACCTTCGTGCCGGACACCTCCGTGTGGAAGGACTACGTGGGCACCTACGAAACGTCGCTGGTCGGCGCGGTGACCGTCTCCGCGGGGGAGGGCCGTCTGTGGATGACCGTCCAGATGGCCAGGCCCGCCGTGCGTGGAGAGCTGGAGGCCTACGGTGACAACGAGTTCGTCGAGCGGGATGACCTGGGCCTGCTCGAGGGCATGAACGTGAGCTTCCAGCGCGAGTCGGACGGCGGGATGCTCCTGCTCCTCGACGGCTACCCCATCGGCAAGCGCGTGCCCTGA
- a CDS encoding VOC family protein, translating into MVKPIPDGYHSVTPYLIVKGGARALEFYKKAFNATEIYRMEAPGGILGHAEIQIGDSRIMLSDEFPEMDARGPESLGGSPVGLCIYVEDVDALFKQAIAAGGKEERPVKDQFYGDRSGTLRDPFGHKWTIATHKEDISPEEMTRRMAQMG; encoded by the coding sequence ATGGTCAAGCCGATTCCCGATGGGTACCACTCGGTGACGCCGTACTTGATTGTGAAGGGGGGCGCTCGCGCGCTGGAGTTCTACAAGAAGGCCTTCAACGCCACGGAGATCTACCGGATGGAGGCCCCGGGGGGGATCCTCGGCCACGCGGAGATCCAGATCGGCGACTCGCGCATCATGCTCTCTGACGAGTTCCCCGAGATGGACGCTCGCGGCCCCGAGTCGCTCGGAGGCTCACCCGTGGGGCTCTGCATCTACGTCGAGGACGTGGACGCCCTCTTCAAGCAGGCCATCGCCGCGGGCGGCAAGGAGGAGCGTCCGGTGAAGGATCAGTTCTACGGGGACCGCTCCGGCACGCTGCGCGATCCATTTGGTCACAAGTGGACCATCGCCACGCACAAGGAAGACATCTCTCCGGAGGAGATGACGCGGCGGATGGCCCAGATGGGGTAG
- a CDS encoding sensor histidine kinase, protein MSVNGRILLFAVVAIGITAILAGTALYTTRMDRQIRERVIASQNQLESLSRLKAGIWPFLNALSRLREQGQDTTALLQERATRVLAEQTQLSLNLEQEEEEINGMGEFKPRAREDEEFNQIIQALLRWMERTEEKVRQDSGRKPLPPEEEWGFYQDYEKEVGQRMTSIEAAEREELEWMQRRWDLNMARLVLLTKVVALGSIVLNIALALFILLPLRSSLRTLRTTAEGVGRGDFEVALPARGNDELGLLAQAMNRMASELRGTLQEKQRLLEAEAEASEREARRYSAMLEETVRARTAELETANHQLEESLQQLRLTQSQLLFADRMAAVGRLAAGVGHEINNPLSYILSNLRFIQRELGREEAARLPEREEMLTAVNDARDGAERVRDIVQELKTLSRPDELTLGPVDLRTVVQGSLRIASQELRGRARVVEDFQEVPTIQGNGPRLGQVVLNLLINAAHAIEPGRAEENEVRVLVRASGSKSVIVVVSDTGSGIPPENLERIFEPFFTTKPVGMGTGLGLSVCRTIILSLGGTLEVESEVGRGSTFRITLPTGGDQTAPTAPQEPGT, encoded by the coding sequence ATGTCTGTCAACGGAAGGATTCTGCTGTTCGCGGTGGTAGCGATTGGCATCACCGCCATCCTGGCGGGCACCGCTCTCTACACCACGCGGATGGATCGGCAGATCCGCGAGCGAGTGATTGCCTCTCAGAATCAGCTCGAGAGCCTGTCCCGACTGAAGGCTGGCATCTGGCCCTTCCTCAACGCGCTGAGCCGCTTGCGAGAGCAAGGGCAGGACACGACCGCGCTCTTGCAGGAGCGCGCGACGCGGGTGCTCGCGGAGCAGACGCAGCTCAGCCTGAACCTGGAGCAGGAGGAGGAAGAGATCAACGGCATGGGAGAGTTCAAGCCCCGCGCCCGGGAAGACGAAGAGTTCAATCAGATCATCCAGGCGCTGCTGCGCTGGATGGAGCGCACCGAGGAGAAGGTGCGCCAGGACTCCGGGAGGAAGCCCCTCCCGCCCGAGGAGGAGTGGGGGTTCTACCAGGACTACGAGAAGGAGGTCGGCCAGCGAATGACCTCCATCGAGGCGGCGGAGCGAGAAGAGCTGGAGTGGATGCAGCGCCGATGGGACCTGAACATGGCCCGCCTGGTGCTCCTCACGAAGGTCGTGGCCCTGGGCTCCATCGTGCTCAACATCGCACTGGCACTCTTCATCCTCCTGCCTCTGCGGAGCTCGCTGCGAACCCTCCGAACCACGGCGGAGGGCGTCGGCCGGGGCGACTTCGAGGTGGCCTTGCCGGCCAGGGGTAATGACGAGCTGGGGCTGCTGGCGCAGGCCATGAATCGCATGGCCAGCGAGCTGCGTGGCACCCTTCAGGAGAAGCAGCGCCTGCTCGAAGCCGAGGCCGAGGCCTCCGAGCGGGAGGCCCGCCGCTACAGCGCCATGCTGGAGGAGACGGTGCGTGCGCGCACCGCCGAGCTGGAGACAGCCAACCACCAGCTCGAGGAGAGCCTGCAGCAGCTGCGCCTGACCCAATCCCAGCTCCTGTTCGCGGACCGGATGGCCGCCGTGGGCCGGCTCGCGGCGGGCGTGGGCCACGAAATCAACAACCCGCTCTCCTACATCCTCAGCAACCTCCGCTTCATCCAGCGAGAGCTCGGCCGGGAGGAGGCGGCCCGCCTGCCAGAGCGGGAGGAGATGCTGACGGCCGTGAACGACGCGCGCGATGGTGCCGAGCGTGTCCGCGACATCGTGCAGGAGCTGAAGACCCTGTCCCGACCGGACGAGCTGACGCTGGGCCCGGTCGATCTGAGAACCGTGGTCCAGGGCTCGCTCCGGATTGCCTCGCAGGAGCTGCGGGGTCGCGCGCGAGTGGTGGAGGACTTCCAGGAGGTGCCCACGATCCAGGGCAACGGTCCACGACTGGGACAGGTGGTGCTCAACCTGCTGATCAATGCCGCGCATGCCATCGAACCGGGACGGGCGGAAGAGAACGAGGTGCGGGTGCTGGTGCGCGCCAGCGGCAGCAAGAGCGTCATCGTGGTGGTGAGCGACACGGGGAGCGGCATTCCTCCGGAGAACCTGGAGCGCATCTTCGAGCCGTTCTTCACGACGAAGCCCGTGGGCATGGGCACCGGACTGGGGCTGTCGGTGTGCCGCACCATCATCCTCTCCCTGGGGGGCACCCTCGAGGTGGAGAGCGAGGTAGGCCGTGGCTCCACCTTCCGCATCACCCTGCCCACCGGTGGAGACCAGACGGCTCCGACAGCCCCCCAGGAGCCCGGAACCTGA
- a CDS encoding oxidoreductase → MPAPLSRRDVFRVGLIGYGLSGASFHAPLLAMEPALCLSGIATRSAEAVARDWPGARVLSVDALLADPTLDLVIVASPNDSHAALAERALLGGKHVVVEKPFTLDSAEAVRLGALARERGRCLAVFHNRRWDGDFLTVRQLIEQGRLGRLYSFESHFDRFRPQVKKRWKEEDVPGGGTLWDLGAHLVDQALQLFGMPESISADLGRQRPEARAVDWFHLLLRYGELRVILRSGSVVHEPWPRFVLQGEADAYLKHGLDPQEEQLKAGLRPGMAGWGAEPAERHGRLSRGVSVPTVPGRYEEFYRQLVAAMSGEGPVPVTAESAGQVIRVLEAARRSASEGRSISFA, encoded by the coding sequence GTGCCCGCTCCGCTCTCACGACGAGACGTTTTCCGCGTTGGCCTGATTGGCTACGGCCTGTCTGGAGCCAGCTTCCATGCCCCACTGCTGGCCATGGAACCGGCCCTCTGCCTGAGTGGTATTGCCACCCGTAGCGCCGAGGCGGTGGCCCGGGACTGGCCGGGGGCGCGCGTCCTGTCCGTGGATGCGCTGCTGGCGGACCCGACGCTCGACCTGGTCATCGTCGCCTCGCCCAACGACAGCCACGCGGCGCTGGCGGAGCGGGCGCTGCTGGGGGGCAAGCACGTCGTCGTGGAGAAGCCCTTCACGCTGGACTCGGCGGAGGCGGTGAGGCTGGGGGCGCTGGCCCGGGAGCGAGGCCGCTGTCTGGCCGTCTTCCACAACCGGCGCTGGGACGGGGACTTCCTGACGGTGCGCCAGCTGATCGAGCAGGGCCGCCTGGGGCGCCTCTACAGCTTCGAGAGCCACTTCGATCGCTTCCGGCCGCAGGTGAAGAAGCGCTGGAAGGAGGAGGACGTGCCGGGCGGAGGGACGCTGTGGGATCTGGGCGCCCACCTGGTGGATCAGGCGCTGCAGCTCTTCGGAATGCCCGAGTCCATCAGCGCCGATCTCGGCCGGCAGCGGCCCGAGGCGCGGGCGGTGGACTGGTTCCACCTGCTGCTGCGCTACGGCGAGCTGCGCGTCATCCTGCGCTCGGGCTCGGTGGTGCATGAGCCGTGGCCGCGCTTCGTGCTGCAGGGCGAGGCGGACGCCTATCTCAAGCACGGGCTGGATCCGCAGGAGGAGCAGCTCAAGGCCGGCCTGAGACCGGGCATGGCGGGGTGGGGCGCCGAGCCGGCGGAGCGGCACGGACGGCTGAGCCGCGGCGTGAGCGTGCCGACGGTGCCGGGCCGCTACGAGGAGTTCTACCGCCAGCTCGTCGCCGCCATGTCGGGAGAGGGGCCGGTACCGGTGACGGCCGAGAGCGCGGGTCAGGTGATCCGAGTGCTGGAGGCGGCGCGGCGCAGCGCCTCCGAGGGGCGGAGCATTTCATTCGCTTGA
- a CDS encoding serine hydrolase domain-containing protein, with amino-acid sequence MHRGHTLSRRRTVYCCTLLLGVGLLVSGCDGDKPASEPPKDPYAELKTEVSQLIESGMARDQIRGLSIALVDDQEVVWAQGFGLADQGAQRPATSETAYEIGSVSKVFTATAVMQQVERGRLALDRPIQEFIPGFTLQSRFQDSGPITLRHLLTHHAGIPEQYVGAFTPRALSLPERMELLREEHQAYPVGKLWAYSNTGIVIAGRALETASGMEFTAAMKQHVLGPLGMSQSSFRLEPHMMPAMSVGYGALAPSDAPPHWLDGEGPAGSLRGSVLDVSRFIQMLLADGRAGETTILQPATLREMWRQQNVGVPLDLDTRVGITWFLADMPLTNGQSARLVHHGGATLYFRSMLALLPEHKLGVVVLGNTDTSAELVPFIAQEVLARALKAKTGLEVAAPAQEPQVQPVSRPVEELRALEGVYATDLGPMKVAVENGELAGHLAGLRVVLVPHQQGLFKTELLGTPMWLVFDRIDGHDVVLLPQGPEPMWSGRQFLGERVTSSEVPESWKSRLGQYSLPRDAPREFFESAELSLSEGFLVLEIYSGMLGASLSMLLRPDGEDRAIVLGLGRGKGEVVRFEREGDARFVITKGVRMQLKP; translated from the coding sequence ATGCACCGCGGACATACCCTCTCACGCAGGCGGACGGTCTACTGCTGCACATTGCTGCTCGGCGTCGGCCTGCTGGTCTCGGGTTGCGATGGCGACAAGCCCGCCTCCGAGCCACCCAAGGATCCCTACGCCGAGCTGAAGACGGAGGTCAGCCAGCTCATCGAGTCTGGCATGGCGAGGGACCAGATCCGCGGGCTGAGCATCGCGCTCGTGGATGACCAGGAGGTGGTGTGGGCCCAGGGCTTCGGCCTGGCCGATCAGGGCGCGCAGCGTCCCGCCACCTCCGAGACCGCCTATGAGATTGGCTCGGTCAGCAAGGTCTTCACCGCCACGGCGGTGATGCAGCAGGTGGAGCGAGGCCGGCTCGCGCTGGACAGGCCCATCCAGGAGTTCATCCCGGGCTTCACCCTCCAGTCGCGCTTCCAGGACAGCGGCCCCATCACCCTGCGCCATCTGCTGACGCACCACGCGGGGATTCCCGAGCAGTACGTCGGGGCATTCACGCCGAGGGCGTTGTCGCTGCCGGAGCGGATGGAGCTGCTCCGGGAGGAGCACCAGGCCTATCCGGTGGGCAAGCTGTGGGCCTACTCCAACACCGGCATCGTGATCGCTGGCCGGGCGCTGGAGACGGCCTCGGGCATGGAGTTCACCGCCGCGATGAAGCAGCACGTGCTGGGCCCGCTGGGCATGAGCCAGTCCTCGTTCCGACTGGAGCCCCACATGATGCCAGCCATGTCGGTGGGCTATGGGGCTCTGGCTCCCAGCGATGCTCCGCCGCACTGGCTGGATGGGGAAGGCCCCGCGGGCAGCCTGCGCGGCTCGGTGCTGGACGTGAGCCGCTTCATCCAGATGCTGCTGGCGGACGGCAGGGCGGGGGAGACGACGATCCTGCAGCCAGCGACTCTGCGGGAGATGTGGAGGCAGCAGAACGTCGGCGTTCCGCTGGACCTGGACACTCGCGTCGGCATCACCTGGTTCCTGGCCGACATGCCGCTGACCAACGGCCAGTCCGCGCGGCTCGTGCATCACGGTGGCGCGACGCTGTACTTCCGCTCCATGCTGGCGCTGCTGCCCGAGCACAAGCTGGGTGTGGTGGTGCTCGGGAACACCGACACCTCCGCCGAGCTCGTGCCCTTCATTGCCCAGGAGGTGCTCGCTCGGGCCCTGAAGGCGAAGACGGGGCTGGAGGTGGCTGCCCCGGCGCAGGAGCCCCAGGTGCAGCCAGTCTCCCGGCCGGTGGAGGAGCTCCGGGCACTGGAGGGCGTGTACGCCACGGACCTGGGCCCGATGAAGGTGGCCGTGGAGAACGGAGAGCTGGCCGGCCACCTCGCGGGTCTCCGGGTCGTCCTGGTGCCTCACCAGCAGGGCCTCTTCAAGACCGAGCTCCTGGGCACGCCCATGTGGCTCGTGTTCGATCGCATCGACGGCCATGACGTCGTCCTGCTCCCCCAGGGCCCCGAACCCATGTGGAGCGGCCGCCAGTTCCTGGGCGAGCGCGTCACCTCCTCCGAGGTGCCGGAGTCCTGGAAGAGCCGGTTGGGCCAGTACAGCCTGCCGCGGGACGCCCCCCGGGAGTTCTTCGAGAGTGCCGAGCTGAGCCTGTCCGAGGGCTTCCTCGTCCTGGAGATCTACAGCGGGATGCTGGGGGCCAGCCTCTCCATGCTGCTGAGGCCAGACGGCGAGGATCGCGCCATCGTGCTCGGGCTGGGCCGCGGCAAGGGTGAGGTCGTGCGCTTCGAGCGAGAGGGAGACGCGCGGTTCGTGATCACCAAGGGCGTCCGCATGCAACTGAAGCCGTAG